The following are encoded in a window of Oncorhynchus mykiss isolate Arlee chromosome 11, USDA_OmykA_1.1, whole genome shotgun sequence genomic DNA:
- the LOC110536332 gene encoding prostaglandin E2 receptor EP4 subtype-like — translation MSNNTVTGRIMIPTIPSIMFIFGVVGNVIAIVVLCKSRKEQKETTFYTLVCGLAVTDLLGTLLASPVTIATYVKGSWPGGEPLCQYFGFIMLFFSLAGLSIICAMSVERYLAINHAYFYNDYVDQRLAGMTLLAIYISNVLFCALPSMGLGQVKKQYPQTWCFIEWRSNVSTDAAFSYMYAGFSSILILATVICNVLVCGALIRMHRRFVRKMSLWTDPGRNTEPRRRRSFGHLAGAEIQMVIVLICTSAVVLICSIPLVVQVFLNQIYKTPVELRLEKNPDLRAIRFASFNPILDPWIYILLRKAVLLKLIEQIKCLFCKIGAQRQQRQGAQNCHCIDEHQLHSIISSQEFPSLVSRELKEVSSTSQVVLYLPDGSCHHTGEQVGLRNSSVQDPQSSYLSEQSTEDGRRMGGER, via the exons ATGAGTAACAACACTGTGACCGGGAGGATCATGATCCCGACTATACCGTCCATCATGTTTATTTTCGGTGTGGTGGGAAATGTCATTGCCATCGTGGTACTCTGCAAATCCAGGAAAGAACAGAAGGAGACCACGTTCTACACGCTGGTATGCGGTCTGGCGGTTACAGACCTTTTGGGGACACTCCTAGCCAGTCCCGTCACCATCGCAACCTATGTGAAAGGCTCGTGGCCAGGCGGGGAGCCACTGTGCCAGTATTTTGGATTCATCATGCTTTTCTTCTCTCTAGCGGGGCTCAGCATTATATGCGCTATGTCCGTGGAGAGATACTTGGCGATAAACCACGCGTATTTCTACAACGACTATGTGGATCAGAGACTGGCGGGCATGACGCTTCTGGCTATTTACATCTCCAACGTGCTTTTCTGCGCTCTACCTAGCATGGGTCTGGGACAAGTCAAAAAGCAGTACCCACAAACCTGGTGCTTCATAGAGTGGCGGAGCAACGTGAGTACCGATGCCGCCTTTTCATATATGTACGCGGGGTTCAGTTCGATTCTAATTCTAGCCACAGTTATCTGTAACGTTCTGGTATGCGGTGCTCTGATTCGAATGCACCGGCGGTTTGTCCGGAAGATGTCATTGTGGACAGACCCCGGACGAAACACAGAACCGAGAAGGAGACGCAGCTTCGGGCATCTGGCCGGCGCAGAGATCCAGATGGTGATTGTACTCATTTGTACCTCAGCGGTGGTGCTTATATGCTCCATTCCACTTGTT GTGCAAGTGTTTCTGAACCAGATTTATAAGACTCCGGTGGAGCTGAGACTGGAGAAGAACCCAGATCTACGGGCGATCCGCTTCGCCTCATTCAACCCCATCCTGGACCCCTGGATCTACATCCTCCTCCGCAAGGCCGTGCTCCTCAAGCTCATTGAGCAGATCAAGTGTCTGTTCTGTAAGATAGGAgcacagagacagcagagacagggaGCACAGAACTGCCACTGCATTGATGAACACCAGCTCCACTCCATCATCTCTTCACAAGAGTTCCCGTCATTGGTGTCCCGTGAGCTGAAGGAGGTGTCCAGCACCTCTCAGGTCGTCCTCTACCTTCCTGATGGAAGCTGTCATCACACAGGAGAGCAGGTTGGGCTCCGCAATTCCTCTGTCCAAGACCCCCAAAGTTCTTATTTGTCAGAACAGAGTacagaggatgggaggaggatgggaggagagaggtga